A single Rhodoligotrophos defluvii DNA region contains:
- a CDS encoding helix-turn-helix domain-containing protein, with translation MDKHRLVIERADRLRQARIAAGFTTARAAARKVGVKESTYRTHENGAVSFDADMGLKYARTFGVSLEWLMLPEMPGGQKRVDATEVSARRLLERVIRALDAGDIRGLADAVDHAKSRLGIRPATRR, from the coding sequence ATGGACAAACACCGACTCGTCATCGAGCGTGCAGACAGGCTTCGGCAGGCCCGAATAGCAGCGGGGTTCACTACCGCACGAGCCGCTGCCAGGAAAGTTGGTGTCAAGGAATCGACGTACCGGACGCACGAGAACGGAGCCGTCTCGTTCGATGCCGACATGGGCCTCAAATATGCGCGCACGTTCGGGGTTTCCCTGGAATGGCTGATGCTGCCCGAAATGCCAGGCGGGCAAAAGCGGGTCGACGCGACGGAGGTTTCAGCGCGGCGGCTGCTCGAACGGGTGATCCGGGCTCTCGATGCCGGAGACATTCGCGGGCTGGCAGACGCTGTGGACCACGCGAAGAGCCGGCTCGGCATCAGGCCCGCCACCCGCCGCTGA
- a CDS encoding outer membrane protein assembly factor BamD, which yields MRGDLMGSGRKQAPRGSLKAMRFIALTTAGALLLSGCSSLSGMWNGGGTDTSSSTAMPASGGALAPEGSSQVVDDAEPVADLYNKGLDYMKDGSYAKAAKQFEEVERQHPYSSWATRATLMAAYAQYQRNEYDEAILAAQRFITLHPGHKDVAYAYYLVALSYYEQIADVKRDQTATEKALAALDEVSRRFPNSVYAKDAAAKALLARDHLAGKEMEVGRYYLTQQAYVAAINRFEKVIKSYQTTSHTPEALYRLVEAYLALGVTSEAQTAAAVLGHNFPGSQWYQDAYNLLQGSGLQPKENQSSWITQALSSINPF from the coding sequence ATGAGGGGTGATCTTATGGGCAGCGGACGGAAGCAGGCGCCGCGCGGCAGCTTGAAGGCGATGCGCTTCATAGCGCTCACCACCGCGGGTGCGCTTCTGTTGTCCGGCTGCAGCAGCCTGTCGGGCATGTGGAACGGCGGCGGGACCGATACCTCGAGCAGCACGGCCATGCCCGCTTCCGGCGGCGCTCTGGCGCCGGAAGGTTCGAGCCAGGTGGTGGACGATGCCGAGCCGGTGGCGGACCTCTACAACAAGGGCCTCGACTACATGAAGGACGGGTCCTACGCGAAGGCCGCCAAGCAGTTCGAGGAGGTTGAGCGCCAGCATCCCTATTCGAGCTGGGCAACCAGGGCCACGCTGATGGCCGCTTATGCGCAATACCAGCGCAATGAATATGACGAGGCAATCCTGGCCGCCCAGCGCTTCATCACGCTGCATCCGGGCCACAAGGACGTGGCTTATGCCTACTATCTCGTGGCCCTGTCCTATTACGAGCAGATTGCGGACGTGAAGCGCGATCAGACCGCAACCGAGAAGGCACTCGCCGCGCTGGACGAGGTGAGCCGCCGCTTTCCGAACTCGGTCTATGCGAAGGATGCGGCGGCCAAGGCGCTTTTGGCGCGCGACCATCTCGCCGGGAAGGAGATGGAGGTCGGCCGCTATTACCTGACCCAGCAGGCCTATGTGGCGGCGATCAATCGCTTCGAGAAGGTGATCAAGTCCTATCAGACCACGTCTCATACGCCGGAGGCGCTCTACCGTCTGGTGGAAGCCTATCTCGCCCTCGGGGTAACCTCCGAAGCGCAGACCGCCGCCGCCGTTCTCGGCCACAATTTCCCGGGCAGCCAGTGGTATCAGGACGCCTATAACCTGCTGCAGGGCAGCGGCTTGCAGCCGAAGGAGAACCAGTCGTCCTGGATCACCCAGGCGCTGAGCTCCATCAATCCGTTCTGA
- a CDS encoding pyridoxamine 5'-phosphate oxidase family protein: MTDVTLDAPSTFPVSARNRLKRYHERGSYDRDAVFAILDAGMLCHVAYVIEGQPYCTPTIYWHEGDMLYWHGSSASRMLRHLKGGTPACLTVSHLDGLVLARSGFNHSLNYRSAMCFGTARILDDPDEKARALVGVVDRFFPGRAAELRQITGQESKATTVIGMRIEEASAKVRAKNVGDDDEDGTHPVWAGVIPVRTIIGEEEPSPGLMPGVERSEALAAYRPGRRLDEALTEAQRLYEGEAARD, from the coding sequence ATGACCGATGTTACCCTTGATGCTCCGTCCACCTTTCCAGTCTCGGCCCGCAACCGGCTGAAGCGGTACCACGAGCGCGGATCTTATGACCGGGACGCGGTCTTCGCCATCCTGGATGCCGGCATGCTGTGCCACGTGGCCTACGTGATCGAGGGTCAGCCCTATTGCACGCCCACCATCTACTGGCACGAAGGTGACATGCTCTACTGGCACGGTTCTTCGGCCAGCCGGATGCTGCGCCATCTCAAGGGCGGCACGCCGGCCTGCCTGACCGTCTCGCATCTGGACGGGCTGGTGCTGGCCCGTTCGGGCTTCAACCATTCGCTCAACTATCGCTCGGCGATGTGCTTCGGCACCGCCCGCATCTTGGATGACCCGGACGAGAAGGCGCGGGCACTGGTCGGGGTGGTGGACCGGTTCTTCCCCGGCCGGGCCGCGGAGCTGCGCCAGATCACAGGCCAGGAGAGCAAAGCGACGACCGTCATTGGCATGCGGATCGAGGAGGCCTCCGCCAAGGTGCGCGCCAAGAACGTGGGCGATGACGACGAGGATGGCACCCATCCCGTGTGGGCGGGCGTGATCCCCGTGCGGACCATCATCGGGGAGGAGGAGCCTTCGCCGGGACTCATGCCCGGCGTCGAGCGCTCCGAGGCGCTGGCCGCGTATCGGCCCGGGCGGCGCCTGGACGAGGCGCTCACGGAAGCGCAGCGCCTCTACGAGGGAGAGGCTGCCCGCGACTGA
- the ftsZ gene encoding cell division protein FtsZ, whose amino-acid sequence MTISLTVPNLAELKPRITVFGVGGAGGNAVNNMIHSKLEGVEFVVANTDAQALSQNAAQRRIQMGTALTQGLGAGSQPQIGAAAAEEALPEILDHLAGAHMCFITAGMGGGTGTGAAPVIARAAKEQGILTVGVVTKPFQFEGQRRMITAERGIEGLSKHVDTLIVIPNQNLFRIANEKTTFAAAFAMADQVLYSGVASITELMTKEGLINLDFADVRAVMSEMGKAMMGTGEAAGDKRAIEAAEAAISNPLLDDVSMRGARGLLISITGGHDLTLYEVDEAATRIREEVDPEANIILGATFDESLEGVMRVSVVATGIVDPAMEQAPHDYDAEYDSAPERTSYGYTGSGRPPAPPAPQPAMREAGPQPVMREAAPQPAARPQAPQAQPQPQSAYQAQSALAERELEPVGLEPAYAAVEEEPVADQQAVEDHLEQDERAYGAAASSAAVSAPQPPLAQPQPALRAAPTPPRLPSIEDFPPHAQRHYAQRNANVEDLNAHAYKKRKSLFERLASVGLGRRDEDEDHVPAKAEPAMSSRRDMHAQPEPQQGYAPQAEQPGQGDLDDDQLEIPAFLRRQAN is encoded by the coding sequence ATGACCATCAGCTTGACAGTTCCCAATCTGGCCGAATTGAAGCCGCGCATCACCGTCTTTGGCGTCGGTGGCGCCGGCGGGAACGCCGTCAACAACATGATCCACTCCAAGCTCGAAGGGGTGGAGTTTGTGGTAGCCAACACCGATGCCCAGGCGCTGTCGCAGAATGCGGCGCAGCGGCGGATCCAGATGGGTACCGCGCTCACCCAGGGGCTTGGCGCGGGGTCGCAGCCACAGATCGGCGCGGCTGCTGCCGAGGAGGCGCTGCCCGAAATCCTGGATCACCTGGCCGGCGCCCATATGTGCTTCATCACCGCTGGCATGGGCGGCGGCACCGGAACGGGTGCTGCGCCGGTGATCGCACGGGCGGCCAAGGAGCAGGGCATTCTCACCGTCGGCGTGGTCACCAAGCCGTTCCAGTTCGAGGGGCAGCGCCGCATGATCACCGCCGAGCGCGGCATCGAGGGTCTGTCCAAGCACGTCGACACGCTGATCGTCATTCCCAACCAGAACCTGTTCCGCATCGCCAACGAGAAGACTACCTTCGCGGCTGCTTTCGCCATGGCGGACCAGGTGCTCTATTCCGGCGTGGCCTCCATCACCGAGCTGATGACGAAGGAGGGCCTCATCAATCTCGATTTCGCCGATGTCCGCGCCGTGATGAGCGAGATGGGCAAGGCGATGATGGGAACCGGCGAGGCCGCGGGGGACAAGCGCGCCATCGAAGCGGCCGAGGCGGCCATTTCCAATCCTCTGCTGGACGATGTGAGCATGCGCGGCGCCCGGGGCCTGCTGATCTCGATCACGGGCGGCCACGACCTCACCCTTTACGAGGTGGACGAGGCGGCGACCCGTATCCGCGAGGAGGTGGATCCGGAGGCCAATATCATCCTCGGCGCGACCTTCGACGAGTCTCTCGAAGGGGTGATGCGCGTCTCCGTGGTGGCGACCGGTATCGTCGACCCGGCCATGGAGCAGGCGCCCCATGATTATGATGCCGAGTATGACTCAGCACCGGAGCGCACCAGCTATGGCTATACGGGGAGCGGACGGCCGCCGGCGCCTCCGGCTCCACAGCCCGCGATGCGTGAGGCAGGTCCGCAGCCGGTGATGCGCGAAGCCGCACCTCAGCCAGCAGCGCGGCCGCAGGCGCCGCAAGCTCAGCCCCAGCCTCAGTCCGCCTATCAGGCACAGTCTGCCCTGGCTGAGCGCGAGCTGGAGCCGGTCGGTCTCGAGCCCGCCTATGCCGCGGTCGAGGAGGAGCCAGTCGCGGACCAGCAGGCGGTCGAAGATCACCTGGAGCAAGACGAGCGGGCCTATGGCGCCGCGGCCTCCTCTGCGGCCGTGTCTGCGCCGCAGCCTCCCCTGGCGCAGCCGCAGCCTGCGTTGCGTGCGGCACCGACCCCGCCGCGGCTGCCTTCGATCGAGGATTTTCCGCCCCATGCGCAGCGGCACTACGCACAGCGCAACGCCAATGTGGAAGACCTGAACGCCCATGCCTACAAGAAGCGCAAGAGCCTGTTCGAACGCTTGGCGAGCGTAGGCTTGGGGCGGCGCGACGAGGACGAGGACCACGTGCCGGCGAAGGCCGAGCCGGCCATGTCCAGCCGCCGCGATATGCACGCACAGCCCGAACCTCAGCAGGGCTATGCTCCGCAAGCGGAGCAGCCCGGGCAGGGTGATCTCGATGATGATCAGCTGGAGATTCCCGCTTTCCTGCGGCGACAGGCCAACTGA
- a CDS encoding PLP-dependent aminotransferase family protein, which translates to MPKLLTKPDWSALIPILPGKGPRANQLYQAIRRLIETGLVPPGAKLPTTRDLARRLGISRSAAIAAFELLTAEGFTEARVGAGTFVATHVPQRAPSPPARPAPPSALAAEPVPPLPGTLGIAMADERTWHIFRKLMSRRLSRPAPEHFAYGDPRGSSALREAVAAYLRTARGVRCDAQSIVITSGTQQGLDLIARVLICPGDPVLVEDPCYPMARSALVSRGARLIGIPVDREGLNTLDEKQPLPRARAVYVTPSHQYPLGVTMTMRRRLALLDWARHNDAWIIEDDYDSEFRYLGPPLAAMQGIDDAARVIYLGTFSKVLFPGLRLGYAVIPDALLDAVLALRVSSDRQPSTLAEAALADLIAQGHFAAHLRRARRRAQASRDVLVATLRDHGPPVLTVEPPAQGLHLVAKLASPRLDVEIGAAAKAAGIGARPLSPMYVTMPPQQGLVLGFSGFPDEDLRKAARRLCEIVRTD; encoded by the coding sequence ATGCCAAAACTTCTAACCAAACCGGACTGGTCCGCGCTGATCCCGATCCTCCCGGGTAAAGGCCCGCGCGCCAACCAGCTCTACCAGGCAATCCGCCGGCTGATCGAAACCGGCCTCGTCCCGCCCGGCGCCAAGCTGCCCACCACGCGCGATTTGGCACGGCGGCTCGGCATCTCGCGCAGTGCGGCGATCGCCGCTTTCGAGCTCCTGACCGCCGAGGGCTTCACCGAAGCGCGCGTCGGGGCGGGCACTTTCGTGGCCACCCATGTGCCCCAGAGGGCACCCTCCCCTCCAGCCCGGCCGGCGCCACCAAGCGCCTTGGCAGCTGAACCCGTGCCGCCGCTGCCCGGCACCCTCGGCATCGCCATGGCCGACGAGCGCACCTGGCACATCTTCCGGAAGCTGATGTCGCGGCGGCTGTCCCGGCCGGCACCCGAGCACTTCGCTTACGGTGATCCGCGCGGCAGCAGCGCCTTGCGCGAGGCTGTCGCCGCCTATCTGCGCACCGCGCGCGGCGTGCGCTGCGATGCCCAGTCGATCGTGATCACCAGCGGCACCCAGCAGGGCCTGGATCTCATTGCCCGGGTCCTGATCTGCCCCGGAGACCCGGTGCTTGTGGAGGATCCCTGCTATCCCATGGCCCGATCGGCGCTGGTCAGCCGCGGCGCCCGCCTCATCGGCATTCCGGTCGACCGCGAGGGCCTGAACACCCTGGACGAGAAACAGCCTCTGCCCCGTGCGCGGGCGGTCTATGTCACGCCCTCACATCAATATCCCCTCGGCGTGACCATGACCATGCGGCGGCGCCTCGCCTTGCTCGACTGGGCAAGGCACAACGACGCCTGGATCATAGAGGACGACTATGACAGCGAGTTCCGCTATCTCGGGCCCCCGCTCGCGGCAATGCAGGGCATCGACGATGCGGCCCGTGTTATCTATCTCGGCACCTTTTCCAAGGTGCTGTTCCCGGGGCTGCGGCTCGGATACGCGGTTATTCCTGACGCCCTGCTCGATGCGGTTCTGGCGCTCCGCGTGAGCTCTGACCGCCAGCCATCCACGCTCGCGGAGGCGGCCCTCGCCGATTTGATTGCGCAGGGCCATTTCGCCGCCCATCTGCGCCGGGCCCGCCGTCGGGCGCAAGCCTCACGCGACGTGCTGGTCGCTACCCTGCGCGACCACGGCCCACCGGTGCTGACGGTGGAGCCACCGGCGCAAGGGCTGCACCTCGTAGCCAAGCTCGCCAGCCCGCGACTGGACGTTGAAATTGGCGCCGCCGCCAAGGCTGCCGGCATCGGCGCTCGTCCGCTGTCACCCATGTATGTGACCATGCCCCCGCAGCAGGGGCTGGTGCTGGGCTTCTCCGGGTTCCCCGACGAGGACCTGCGAAAAGCCGCGCGCAGGCTCTGCGAGATCGTCAGAACGGATTGA